The following proteins are co-located in the Dyadobacter chenwenxiniae genome:
- a CDS encoding GAF domain-containing protein codes for MKPLNLLIVAIQKEYLALLEDSLGYAGYKFSIRQVASKQSAIEAFYESKYDLLISNCLLPDGKITDLANVLGSQLPCLVMTEGHCPVTAERVLAVTETSYYINCSNKLGWIPALENTLAKWKNNARKKIAQHNQNHESLYKKVLARCEDEIAANSLSNAFSLLLEVMDLSRIYFYTKNQPATGDAHDLTLKIEVTAPGVPAKHTGKTIKIPGFNRWNALFNAKKPVLEPSSNKSGAEVQWFSQQDAQSMMAVPVQGNAGWTGFIALDDTLNNREWTQAEIALIESVASLIQKTNSTSGKTSRNSKFLTSLA; via the coding sequence ATGAAACCCTTAAACCTCCTTATCGTTGCAATTCAAAAAGAATATCTTGCACTACTCGAAGACTCGCTGGGTTACGCAGGCTATAAGTTCAGCATCCGGCAAGTTGCTTCCAAACAATCGGCCATTGAGGCTTTTTACGAATCCAAATACGACTTACTGATCTCCAACTGCCTGCTTCCTGACGGCAAGATCACCGACCTGGCTAACGTGCTCGGGAGTCAGCTTCCTTGCCTGGTGATGACAGAGGGACATTGCCCTGTAACGGCGGAAAGAGTGCTTGCGGTAACGGAAACGAGCTATTATATTAATTGTTCCAATAAACTGGGCTGGATTCCCGCGCTGGAAAACACACTTGCGAAATGGAAAAACAACGCACGAAAAAAGATTGCCCAGCATAACCAGAACCATGAATCACTTTATAAAAAGGTCCTGGCGCGTTGCGAAGATGAGATCGCTGCAAATTCGCTTTCTAATGCATTCTCATTGCTGCTGGAAGTGATGGACCTCAGCAGAATATATTTCTATACCAAAAACCAGCCTGCAACCGGTGATGCGCACGACCTGACCTTGAAAATAGAAGTTACTGCACCCGGCGTGCCTGCCAAACATACCGGAAAGACCATTAAAATTCCCGGTTTCAATCGTTGGAATGCTTTATTTAATGCCAAAAAGCCTGTTTTGGAGCCTTCATCCAACAAGAGCGGAGCAGAAGTTCAGTGGTTTAGTCAGCAGGATGCCCAATCCATGATGGCGGTTCCGGTGCAGGGTAACGCGGGCTGGACCGGCTTTATAGCGCTCGACGACACATTAAACAACCGGGAATGGACGCAGGCCGAGATTGCCCTTATTGAGTCTGTGGCTTCATTGATCCAGAAAACGAACTCAACCTCAGGCAAAACTTCAAGAAATAGCAAATTCCTGACAAGCCTGGCATGA